A window of Metabacillus sp. B2-18 contains these coding sequences:
- a CDS encoding DDE-type integrase/transposase/recombinase, with protein sequence MYPQIITYLLTFINYQEQLIRTLLTLLIGKSMFDKPTEQPVNKPYRKLQVDDLPVIEVLEQLDYRVLLSEYLEKNGKALKPVQRRKNAKVSVPKAMNCPKCGAPSDYLYANNGDKGQYQCKVCTELFSEKNRYSKEAILKCPHCSKTLEKIKERKDFHVFKCKNNDCSYYQKKLNGMTSKEKKRFKKDPQAFKLRYIFRQFYIDFQPLSKESPELPAVDLSKIYASPHTLGLILTYHVNYGLSARKTAAIMQDVHGVMISHQTVLNYENSVALLLKPYVDHYPYELSDQFCGDETYIRVNGRWHYLFFFFDAVKKIILSYPVSPNRDTATAIRAIDEVLIKMKEIPENLTFVVDGNPIYLLAQHFFAQHEILFDVKQVIGLTNEDPVSTEYRPMKQIIERLNRTFKGNYRSTHGFGSEHGSISYVTLFTAYFNFLRPHAALEGKVPVVNPELKGLPTMPARWTKLIGLAQQWIVEQRQA encoded by the coding sequence TTGTACCCTCAAATTATAACCTATTTATTAACTTTTATAAACTATCAAGAACAACTCATTCGAACATTGCTTACTTTATTGATTGGTAAAAGCATGTTCGATAAACCTACTGAACAGCCCGTAAATAAACCTTATCGAAAACTTCAAGTGGATGACCTTCCGGTCATTGAAGTTCTAGAACAGCTTGATTATCGAGTTCTTCTTAGTGAATATCTAGAGAAGAACGGGAAAGCTCTCAAACCTGTTCAAAGGCGTAAGAATGCAAAAGTTTCCGTACCTAAAGCCATGAACTGTCCAAAGTGTGGTGCTCCATCGGATTATCTTTATGCCAACAATGGAGATAAAGGTCAGTATCAATGCAAGGTGTGTACAGAACTTTTCAGTGAAAAGAACCGTTACTCTAAGGAGGCCATCCTGAAGTGTCCTCATTGTTCCAAGACTCTCGAGAAAATAAAAGAAAGAAAAGATTTTCACGTGTTTAAGTGCAAGAACAATGACTGTTCTTATTATCAAAAGAAGCTCAATGGGATGACTTCAAAAGAAAAGAAAAGGTTCAAAAAGGACCCTCAAGCATTTAAATTGAGATACATTTTCCGTCAGTTTTATATCGATTTCCAGCCGTTATCTAAGGAATCACCAGAACTGCCGGCCGTGGACTTATCAAAGATTTATGCATCCCCACATACATTAGGATTGATCCTAACCTATCATGTAAACTATGGCCTTTCGGCCCGTAAAACAGCTGCGATTATGCAGGACGTACACGGAGTGATGATTTCACATCAGACTGTATTGAACTACGAAAATAGCGTAGCTTTATTACTTAAACCTTATGTGGATCACTATCCCTATGAACTTTCAGACCAATTCTGCGGTGATGAAACGTATATCAGAGTAAACGGTCGATGGCATTATTTATTTTTCTTTTTTGACGCCGTGAAAAAGATTATTCTTTCGTATCCGGTGTCGCCTAATCGAGACACAGCAACAGCCATTCGAGCAATTGATGAGGTCTTAATCAAGATGAAAGAGATTCCAGAAAATCTGACCTTTGTGGTAGACGGGAATCCAATCTATCTTTTAGCCCAACATTTCTTCGCTCAACATGAGATTTTATTCGATGTGAAGCAGGTCATTGGATTAACCAATGAGGACCCTGTTTCAACCGAATATAGACCAATGAAACAAATAATTGAGAGACTTAACCGCACCTTTAAGGGCAATTATCGCTCCACTCATGGATTCGGCTCTGAACATGGTTCCATTTCATACGTCACCTTATTTACGGCCTACTTTAACTTTTTGCGTCCGCATGCCGCCTTAGAAGGAAAAGTGCCCGTAGTGAATCCAGAACTCAAGGGGCTTCCAACAATGCCAGCACGTTGGACAAAGCTCATTGGATTAGCACAACAATGGATAGTAGAACAAAGACAAGCCTAA
- a CDS encoding sensor domain-containing protein, whose protein sequence is MRLFTIFSYLILFFYLLVVYSLIFLDKEVIFNLLQEFHIQLWLSQIVFVVLCLSPLYFILDYVRKQQKRYSTSQMETEKYQVTLENSSIAAFIYKDDAFLYVSPAFAQLFGYTREEIYETPLSANHLLAEEYQDILAKHIEGLLNSNTIRSNFQAKGKRKDNTELDLDIYPSRQIFYGQEVMVGSVVNFTEKRHILNELEKREKVLSQAQKIAGILYWEYDNVNNILSWSEQIYALFGLSLDQQPTFEFLLSKVHPDDRETLSNSREKEITGESILNIYRILLEDGTERTLHSISQSIFNEDGQPIQTIGTMQDITDRLVEEKKLELSENRYKSLFDNNLDSVFSLDLKGSILSVNEMAIKTFGYSKEEFIHQNPRDFIITEFKEEVSELFKNVLSGEARRISIQGLHKDSSRVDLDVTVMPIIVKSQVTGVFCLAKDVTKEREHVKTIEKLAYHDHLTGLPNRRNLMILTDNYIQKAKKQDFMIGVLYIDLDRLKFVNDYLGHEYGDEMIIEASNRILGCIQNTDTLARVGGDEFILILPEISGVDQTIEVAEKILEAFNQGFYLKNKLFKTTASIGISIYPLNGEDITQLFSKADKAMYFVKTHGKNSYKFFENTLEEKEERKFLIENALETSLNDGDFFLMYQPRLDVETGEISTFESLLRWKHPELGMVSPGEFIPVAEETGDIVIIGEWVLKESVKTLKELQAKINTDVRVSVNVSVRQLYQSNLDHLINTLLREYNLSPHLLELEVTESTLINDDPAILDTLKNIRELGVHLAIDDFGTGNSSITYLKRLEVDIIKIDRSFVSGVPHAKENAAITSAMIDMAHDLNIKVACEGVETEEELQYIKDKGSDEIQGYYISYPLIKKDLFTFLQRGCN, encoded by the coding sequence ATGCGACTGTTTACTATCTTTTCATACTTAATCTTATTTTTTTATCTTCTCGTTGTTTATTCTCTTATCTTTTTAGATAAAGAAGTCATCTTTAATCTATTGCAAGAATTCCATATCCAACTCTGGTTAAGTCAAATAGTTTTTGTTGTTTTGTGCCTATCGCCCTTATACTTCATTTTAGATTATGTAAGAAAACAACAAAAAAGATATTCTACTTCTCAAATGGAAACCGAAAAGTATCAAGTAACTCTTGAAAATTCTTCAATAGCCGCCTTTATATATAAAGATGATGCTTTCCTCTATGTCAGTCCTGCTTTTGCTCAATTATTTGGATATACTCGTGAAGAAATATATGAGACTCCTTTAAGTGCTAATCATTTATTGGCCGAGGAATATCAAGACATTTTGGCTAAACATATTGAAGGACTGCTAAATTCGAATACTATTCGTAGTAATTTTCAAGCTAAAGGCAAAAGAAAAGATAACACAGAACTCGATCTAGATATATACCCTTCTAGACAAATCTTTTATGGTCAGGAAGTAATGGTAGGAAGTGTGGTTAACTTCACAGAAAAACGACACATTCTAAATGAGTTAGAAAAGCGGGAAAAAGTTTTATCACAGGCTCAAAAGATTGCTGGAATACTATATTGGGAATATGACAATGTAAACAATATTCTAAGTTGGAGTGAGCAAATTTATGCTCTTTTTGGGTTATCGTTAGACCAACAGCCAACGTTTGAATTTTTATTATCAAAGGTACATCCTGATGATCGGGAAACATTAAGTAACAGTAGGGAAAAGGAAATAACAGGAGAATCCATTCTTAATATCTATCGTATTCTATTAGAAGATGGAACAGAAAGGACATTACATTCAATCTCACAAAGCATTTTTAATGAAGATGGACAACCTATACAAACCATAGGAACTATGCAGGACATTACAGACCGTCTTGTAGAAGAAAAAAAACTGGAACTATCAGAGAATCGCTATAAATCGTTGTTTGATAATAACTTAGATAGTGTGTTCTCACTAGATCTTAAAGGAAGTATTCTTTCGGTTAACGAAATGGCGATCAAAACGTTTGGCTATTCAAAGGAAGAATTTATCCATCAAAATCCACGTGATTTCATTATCACTGAGTTCAAAGAAGAGGTATCTGAGCTGTTTAAAAACGTACTTTCTGGTGAAGCAAGAAGAATATCTATCCAAGGGCTTCATAAAGACAGCTCAAGGGTTGATCTAGATGTAACGGTGATGCCTATTATTGTAAAATCACAAGTAACAGGGGTGTTCTGTCTTGCAAAAGACGTTACGAAAGAAAGAGAACATGTAAAAACGATCGAGAAATTGGCTTATCATGACCATTTAACAGGTTTACCGAATCGAAGAAATTTAATGATTCTGACGGATAACTATATACAAAAAGCTAAAAAACAAGACTTTATGATCGGGGTTTTATACATTGACTTAGACCGATTAAAATTCGTAAATGATTATTTGGGACATGAATATGGAGATGAAATGATCATTGAAGCAAGTAATAGGATACTAGGATGTATTCAAAATACAGATACTCTTGCACGAGTTGGAGGGGACGAATTTATCTTAATTCTTCCAGAAATAAGTGGTGTTGATCAGACGATTGAGGTCGCAGAGAAAATATTAGAGGCATTTAATCAAGGGTTTTATCTCAAAAATAAATTATTTAAAACAACTGCTAGTATAGGAATTAGCATCTATCCTTTGAATGGAGAAGATATCACTCAATTATTCAGTAAAGCGGATAAGGCCATGTATTTTGTTAAAACACATGGTAAAAACTCTTATAAATTTTTTGAAAATACCCTGGAGGAGAAAGAAGAAAGGAAATTTTTAATTGAAAATGCCTTAGAGACTTCTTTAAATGACGGAGATTTTTTTCTTATGTATCAACCTAGATTAGATGTGGAAACAGGTGAGATTTCTACCTTTGAATCACTGCTTAGATGGAAACATCCTGAATTGGGAATGGTCAGTCCGGGAGAATTTATCCCTGTGGCCGAAGAAACAGGAGACATTGTTATAATTGGTGAATGGGTGTTAAAAGAGTCTGTAAAAACTCTTAAGGAACTCCAAGCAAAAATAAACACGGATGTTCGAGTATCAGTTAATGTGTCTGTTAGACAGCTCTATCAATCAAATTTGGATCACTTGATAAATACCCTATTACGCGAGTATAATCTTTCTCCTCATTTACTGGAACTAGAAGTAACGGAAAGTACCTTAATTAATGACGATCCTGCCATACTAGATACTTTGAAAAATATTAGAGAGTTAGGTGTTCATTTGGCCATTGACGACTTTGGAACAGGAAATTCATCTATTACCTATCTAAAACGCTTGGAAGTGGATATTATTAAAATTGATCGTTCCTTTGTATCGGGCGTACCTCATGCAAAAGAAAATGCTGCTATTACCTCAGCTATGATTGATATGGCACACGACCTCAATATTAAAGTAGCCTGTGAGGGAGTTGAAACAGAAGAAGAACTTCAATACATTAAGGATAAAGGCTCAGATGAAATTCAAGGTTACTATATTTCTTATCCACTGATTAAAAAAGACCTCTTTACATTTTTACAAAGAGGTTGTAATTAA
- a CDS encoding GbsR/MarR family transcriptional regulator yields MKDNETLDRTRNVVIDAIAQNMNLYGLTPSAGRLYGLLFFSDKPLTLDDMKEELGMSKTSMSNSVRSLLDLNMVEKVWIKGERKDLYTIKEDWYQCFFDFFSIKWRTAITTNSSAMEKSIAHLQELVDNPDTSEEIREHAQKDIKKLEERMEYYEWQNRLIDSFETKEILDFIPIKKDKE; encoded by the coding sequence TTGAAAGACAACGAAACATTAGACAGAACCAGAAATGTGGTTATAGATGCAATTGCTCAAAATATGAACCTTTATGGTCTCACACCCTCTGCTGGACGGTTATACGGACTCCTATTTTTTTCTGATAAACCGCTTACACTTGATGATATGAAAGAAGAGCTTGGAATGAGTAAAACAAGTATGAGTAATTCGGTTAGAAGCTTACTTGATTTAAATATGGTGGAAAAGGTTTGGATAAAAGGTGAAAGAAAAGATTTGTACACAATCAAAGAAGATTGGTATCAATGCTTTTTTGACTTTTTCTCGATTAAATGGAGGACAGCCATTACCACGAATAGCAGTGCGATGGAAAAATCAATAGCACATTTGCAAGAGCTCGTTGATAATCCGGATACATCCGAAGAAATTCGAGAGCATGCCCAAAAAGATATCAAAAAGCTCGAGGAGAGAATGGAATATTACGAATGGCAAAACAGACTCATTGACAGTTTTGAGACAAAGGAAATTCTAGATTTTATTCCTATAAAAAAAGACAAGGAGTAA
- a CDS encoding YpzG family protein → MSYKDQLDQQSQLFHHRWTSRKHLNSQVNGETQVTQNTIRARGNAKAHRMF, encoded by the coding sequence ATGAGCTACAAAGATCAATTAGATCAACAATCTCAGTTATTTCACCATAGATGGACAAGTCGTAAGCATTTAAATTCTCAAGTAAATGGTGAAACTCAAGTAACACAAAATACCATTAGAGCAAGAGGAAATGCAAAGGCACATCGCATGTTTTAG
- a CDS encoding IS1182 family transposase, with protein MIQKQQTMMFSPYVALYDIVVPQDNMLRRIKDLIDFSFIYEELKDKYCLDNGRNAIDPIRMFKYLFLKTIHDVSDVDIIERSKYDMSFKYFLDMAPEEAVIDSSSLTKFRKLRLKDMNLLDMLINKTVEIAIEKEIIKSKSIIVDATHTKARYNQMTPKEILMERSKNLRKAIYKINESMKKKFPVKPNNDLLEDEITYSQELIEVIEKEESLLEYPKVKEHLNLLKEAVADDIEQLQSMNDLDAKVGHKAADSSFFGYKTHLAMSEERIITAATITTGEKNDGKELQTLVEKSIDAGMEIETVIGDTAYSEKDNIQYSKENGIKLVSKLNPSITQGTRKKEDEFEFNKDAGMYVCKAGHMAVRKARQGKKGVGKNQVDTYYFNVEKCKRCPFREGCYKEGAKSKTYSVSLKSDQHSSQAQFQKSVYFKEKSKERYKIEAKNSELKHRHGYNVAKSSGLISMELQGAMAIFTVNIKRILKLLG; from the coding sequence ATGATACAAAAACAACAAACAATGATGTTTAGTCCATATGTGGCTCTATATGATATCGTCGTTCCTCAGGATAATATGTTACGAAGAATTAAGGATCTAATTGACTTTTCTTTTATTTACGAAGAATTAAAGGATAAATATTGTCTAGATAATGGGCGGAATGCGATAGATCCTATTCGCATGTTTAAATATTTGTTTTTGAAAACCATTCATGATGTTTCAGATGTTGATATTATCGAGCGTTCAAAATATGATATGTCCTTCAAATATTTTTTGGATATGGCTCCGGAGGAAGCCGTTATTGATTCAAGTTCTTTGACAAAGTTTCGTAAGCTTAGGTTAAAAGACATGAACTTATTAGACATGCTTATCAATAAGACAGTGGAGATTGCCATTGAGAAAGAGATTATTAAAAGCAAGTCCATTATTGTAGATGCCACCCATACAAAGGCGAGATATAATCAAATGACTCCAAAAGAAATACTAATGGAGCGCTCCAAAAACCTCAGAAAAGCAATTTATAAAATTAACGAGAGTATGAAGAAGAAATTCCCCGTAAAGCCAAACAATGATCTACTTGAAGATGAGATTACTTATTCCCAAGAGCTCATTGAAGTGATTGAAAAGGAAGAAAGCCTTTTAGAGTATCCAAAAGTCAAGGAACATCTTAATCTCCTGAAAGAAGCCGTTGCAGATGATATCGAACAGCTACAGTCCATGAATGATCTAGATGCCAAAGTCGGACACAAAGCAGCTGACTCATCATTCTTTGGCTATAAAACTCATCTGGCGATGAGTGAAGAGCGAATTATTACAGCCGCAACGATTACAACCGGAGAAAAAAATGATGGAAAAGAGCTACAGACACTTGTTGAGAAAAGTATAGATGCAGGAATGGAAATTGAAACGGTTATTGGGGATACTGCGTATTCTGAGAAAGACAACATTCAATATAGTAAGGAAAATGGAATTAAACTGGTCTCAAAATTAAATCCTTCCATAACTCAGGGTACCCGAAAAAAAGAGGATGAATTTGAATTCAATAAGGATGCGGGCATGTATGTCTGCAAGGCAGGGCATATGGCTGTACGGAAAGCTAGGCAAGGTAAAAAAGGAGTAGGCAAAAACCAAGTTGATACCTACTATTTTAATGTTGAAAAATGCAAGAGATGTCCTTTCAGAGAAGGGTGCTACAAAGAGGGAGCCAAAAGTAAAACATATTCTGTTTCCCTTAAGTCTGATCAACATTCATCCCAAGCACAATTCCAGAAAAGTGTATATTTTAAGGAAAAGTCTAAAGAGCGTTATAAAATTGAAGCGAAAAATAGTGAATTAAAACACAGACACGGGTATAATGTGGCAAAATCCTCGGGTCTAATTAGCATGGAGTTGCAAGGCGCCATGGCTATATTTACGGTAAACATTAAAAGAATTCTAAAGCTACTAGGGTAA
- a CDS encoding IS3 family transposase (programmed frameshift): MTKRERRTFTEEFKQQIVQLYNSGKPRKEIIQEYDLTPSSLDKWVSQNQTSGSFKEKDNLTPEQKELAELRKRNKQLEMENDILKQAALILGRKLNVIKNNQHKYSISAMCKVLQIPRSTYYYEAKERQAEDDITSDIIEIFHESFQNYGTRKIKKELAKRGKVVSRRRIGRIMKEQGLVSSYTLAQFKPHASGTNESEQKNELDRQFTQDEALSVVVSDLTYVRVNKKWQYICIFVDLFNREIIGYSIGRHKNALLVYRALASIKTDLRKIKLFHTDRGSEFKNKLIDEALATFNIQRSLSMKGCPYDNAVAEATFKIIKTEFVKGRHFDSLEELENELQQYIHWFNHKRIHGTLGYLSPIEFKLGHLKNVV; encoded by the exons ATGACTAAAAGAGAACGCCGAACATTTACTGAGGAATTTAAACAACAGATTGTGCAGCTTTACAACAGCGGCAAACCTAGAAAAGAGATTATTCAAGAATATGATCTTACTCCTTCGTCTTTAGATAAATGGGTGAGTCAGAATCAAACTTCTGGTTCTTTCAAGGAAAAAGACAATTTAACACCGGAACAAAAGGAACTAGCTGAGCTTAGAAAGCGAAATAAGCAATTAGAAATGGAGAATGACATTTTAAAGCAAGCCGCGCTGATACTAGGACGAAAGT TAAATGTGATTAAGAATAACCAGCACAAATACTCGATATCAGCAATGTGCAAGGTCCTACAAATACCTAGAAGTACTTATTATTATGAAGCAAAAGAACGTCAGGCTGAAGACGACATCACTTCAGATATTATTGAGATTTTTCATGAGAGTTTCCAAAATTACGGGACTCGTAAAATCAAAAAGGAACTAGCTAAGCGTGGAAAGGTTGTGTCTAGACGTCGAATCGGACGAATAATGAAAGAACAAGGCCTGGTGTCTTCATATACTCTAGCGCAATTCAAGCCACATGCCAGTGGGACAAACGAATCGGAACAGAAAAATGAGCTTGATCGTCAGTTTACACAAGACGAAGCATTATCAGTCGTAGTAAGTGATTTAACATATGTGAGAGTCAATAAAAAATGGCAATACATATGTATATTTGTTGATCTTTTTAACCGTGAAATTATTGGATATAGTATCGGTCGTCATAAAAATGCTTTATTAGTTTATCGTGCGTTAGCGTCAATCAAAACAGATTTACGTAAGATTAAGCTGTTTCATACAGATCGAGGAAGTGAGTTTAAGAATAAGCTCATTGACGAGGCATTAGCGACTTTTAATATCCAGCGATCGCTAAGCATGAAAGGATGCCCATATGATAATGCAGTAGCAGAAGCTACATTTAAAATCATTAAAACTGAGTTTGTCAAGGGACGTCATTTTGATAGTCTTGAAGAATTAGAGAACGAACTACAACAGTATATCCATTGGTTTAATCACAAACGAATCCATGGAACATTAGGCTATCTTAGCCCAATTGAATTTAAACTTGGACACCTTAAAAATGTTGTCTAG
- a CDS encoding DeoR/GlpR family DNA-binding transcription regulator: protein MLITERHRLILDLLKEKENVKIQELVELTSTSESTLRRDLDQLEKMNYLKRVHGGASLLQRKRDEPSVIERTTQNLKEKETIANYAAGLITNGECIYLDAGTTTYQMIRHLQEKDVVVVTNGTDHLNTLLEANICTYFIGGFVKKVTKATIGRDAYESIKNYRFDKCFMGANAIHHELGLTTPDPEEAQIKERAISLSRETYILADHTKIGEVSFSNFADLNQVKIITNKVDYVDLEKYKKLTDIIEVKETQ from the coding sequence TTGCTTATAACGGAAAGGCATCGCCTAATATTAGATCTTTTAAAAGAAAAAGAGAATGTTAAAATCCAAGAGCTTGTTGAGCTTACTTCTACTTCAGAATCTACCTTAAGACGTGACTTAGATCAATTAGAAAAAATGAACTATTTAAAGCGAGTGCATGGTGGTGCTTCGTTGTTACAGCGTAAGAGAGACGAACCTAGTGTTATAGAAAGAACAACTCAAAATCTAAAAGAAAAAGAAACTATAGCCAATTATGCCGCGGGTCTGATTACAAATGGAGAGTGCATATACCTTGATGCTGGAACAACCACCTATCAAATGATAAGGCATTTACAGGAGAAGGATGTTGTTGTTGTAACTAACGGGACAGACCATTTAAACACATTGTTAGAAGCGAATATTTGTACATATTTTATCGGTGGCTTTGTAAAAAAGGTGACAAAAGCAACAATAGGACGCGATGCCTATGAAAGTATTAAAAATTATCGTTTTGATAAATGTTTTATGGGCGCAAATGCCATTCATCATGAACTGGGGCTAACAACACCAGATCCAGAAGAAGCACAAATAAAAGAAAGAGCCATTTCCTTATCAAGAGAAACTTACATTTTAGCAGATCATACCAAAATTGGAGAAGTCTCCTTTTCCAATTTTGCAGACCTTAATCAAGTGAAAATTATTACAAATAAAGTCGATTATGTAGATTTAGAAAAATATAAAAAATTAACAGATATTATTGAAGTTAAAGAAACACAATGA
- a CDS encoding FxLYD domain-containing protein, with protein sequence MKSIEHIREEIQQFSKANEYLSYREVEELQHILHEDEMIMNVTTGEIEGYKGLFFATDYRVLFVYYNEINQSKVLEVAYEKLDYFHVKQVSYYVAMELFFSGSKIEITDLPPDDADSFKEILDGIIGFNKTLENNRRAPKKKFGFIRLLLFIGIAVLTGYLVGPQFQVVEVYDEVITNALSKEEGEKTYQIDLSNLELEQNEYETTVKGEIINNSDKEYRYISIDVQFYDKKGSIVDSQIEYIYDLKPGGSWNLETYSISEYADSYKVVGVYAEAAE encoded by the coding sequence ATGAAAAGCATTGAACATATAAGAGAAGAAATTCAACAATTTTCAAAGGCAAATGAATACCTTTCCTATCGTGAAGTCGAAGAATTACAACATATTTTACATGAAGATGAAATGATAATGAATGTTACAACCGGCGAGATTGAGGGATATAAGGGTCTATTTTTTGCAACAGACTATAGAGTGTTGTTTGTTTATTATAATGAAATTAACCAATCAAAAGTATTGGAGGTCGCATATGAAAAGCTGGACTATTTTCATGTAAAACAGGTTAGTTATTATGTGGCAATGGAATTGTTTTTTTCTGGATCAAAAATTGAAATCACTGATTTACCACCCGATGATGCAGATTCATTTAAAGAGATTTTAGATGGTATTATTGGCTTTAATAAAACGTTAGAAAATAATCGTAGGGCCCCGAAAAAGAAGTTTGGTTTTATTCGTTTATTACTTTTTATTGGTATTGCTGTTTTAACAGGTTATCTAGTTGGACCACAGTTTCAGGTAGTTGAGGTATATGATGAAGTGATAACAAATGCTCTGTCTAAAGAAGAAGGAGAAAAAACCTATCAAATCGATTTATCCAATCTAGAGCTTGAGCAGAATGAATATGAAACGACAGTTAAAGGGGAAATAATAAATAATTCGGATAAGGAATACCGTTACATAAGTATTGATGTACAATTTTATGATAAAAAGGGATCAATCGTGGACAGTCAAATTGAATATATTTATGACTTAAAGCCCGGTGGATCATGGAATTTAGAAACATACTCGATCAGTGAGTATGCAGACAGCTATAAAGTTGTCGGTGTTTATGCAGAAGCAGCAGAGTAA
- a CDS encoding GTP pyrophosphokinase yields MDPLELVKFIMTYKFAVNEITTKLNILNEEFKYVHDYNPIENISSRVKTPESILQKVKRKNCDLSIMSIKENIKDIAGVRITCSFISDVYKVYEMLQKQKDIDVVQCKDYIKSPKPNGYQSLHLIIRIPVFLSDRVEDTYVEIQIRTKAMDFWASLEHKIYYKFGKEIPDNLTSELKEAALSAIELDKKMERLHEEVKLIKNIENDNEPVINIQVNGSKLSQLL; encoded by the coding sequence ATGGATCCATTAGAACTTGTAAAGTTTATTATGACCTATAAATTTGCTGTTAATGAAATCACCACAAAGCTTAATATTTTGAATGAGGAATTTAAGTATGTTCACGACTATAATCCAATTGAGAATATAAGTTCAAGAGTGAAAACACCAGAAAGTATTTTGCAAAAAGTTAAAAGGAAGAATTGTGATTTATCTATCATGTCAATAAAGGAAAATATTAAAGATATAGCAGGTGTTCGAATAACATGTTCTTTTATTTCTGATGTATATAAAGTGTATGAGATGCTTCAAAAGCAAAAAGATATAGATGTGGTTCAATGTAAGGATTATATTAAGTCCCCAAAACCTAATGGGTACCAAAGTCTTCACCTTATTATTAGAATACCAGTTTTCCTGTCTGATCGAGTAGAAGACACTTATGTTGAGATTCAAATTAGAACAAAAGCAATGGATTTTTGGGCAAGCTTGGAACATAAGATCTATTACAAATTTGGGAAAGAAATTCCTGATAATTTAACAAGTGAATTAAAAGAAGCAGCTTTATCTGCTATTGAGCTAGACAAGAAAATGGAGAGGCTTCATGAAGAGGTAAAACTCATAAAAAATATTGAAAATGATAACGAGCCGGTCATTAACATACAGGTGAATGGATCGAAACTAAGCCAATTATTATAA
- a CDS encoding DUF5392 family protein, protein MKLINLDLPNFAKKEIEKLQEVIAPFAKKASRYIFWSFPLIVLSIINIVTMLFGAGFNESITPSLVVYAIMGALGMALSKEAKLQQAEIQKVSMDYIVERIKKSEVVSDRVKEKYISLVKERPLQTLNHFVNFLEVENRVMN, encoded by the coding sequence ATGAAACTTATTAATTTGGATTTGCCGAATTTTGCAAAGAAAGAAATTGAGAAATTACAAGAAGTGATCGCTCCATTTGCAAAAAAAGCATCTCGGTATATTTTTTGGTCCTTCCCTTTAATTGTTTTATCTATCATTAATATAGTTACTATGTTATTTGGAGCTGGTTTTAACGAATCAATAACACCTTCTTTAGTAGTGTATGCGATAATGGGAGCGCTAGGCATGGCTCTTTCAAAAGAAGCAAAACTTCAACAGGCAGAGATACAGAAAGTAAGTATGGACTATATAGTTGAACGAATAAAGAAAAGTGAGGTTGTATCGGACCGTGTTAAAGAGAAATATATCTCTTTAGTAAAAGAAAGACCGTTACAGACTTTGAACCATTTTGTGAATTTTTTAGAAGTAGAGAATAGAGTAATGAATTGA